The following are from one region of the Corythoichthys intestinalis isolate RoL2023-P3 chromosome 17, ASM3026506v1, whole genome shotgun sequence genome:
- the dtwd2 gene encoding tRNA-uridine aminocarboxypropyltransferase 2, whose amino-acid sequence MEHVSSSTPRSPEKDDDSPDTWSDDDCFDDAFGDLASLPVETSERRPTCLRCRRPQKVCLCPFLPTQPLDVSTCLYIVQHPAEESRVLRTVPLLVACLPPGKCNVIIGRRFNEAKNPELAEVCQDSRTLILYPGPNSQNLEELIQRPEESAITHNIIIIDGTWSQAKNIFLKNSMLHLPRQVQLNRSLSSQYVIRTQPSNICLSTLECAAVTLSILECNDIFQEVLLKPLKALCSFQLEHGAQVHHSKEHLLKNGMYDKTMPKNKRKIKRLEKLVTDNNCLLR is encoded by the exons ATGGAGCATGTCTCCTCCAGCACGCCGCGCTCCCCCGAGAAAGACGACGACTCTCCGGACACTTGGAGCGACGACGACTGCTTTGACGACGCATTCGGTGACCTGGCGTCGCTGCCGGTGGAAACTAGTGAGCGAAGACCGACGTGTTTACGGTGCCG TCGTCCTCAGAAGGTGTGTCTGTGTCCCTTTCTACCCACACAACCCTTGGACGTTTCCACATGTCTCTACATCGTACAACACCCCGCAGAG GAGAGTAGAGTTCTCCGCACAGTGCCTCTTCTCGTCGCATGTTTGCCACCAGGAAAGTGCAACGTCATTATCGGAAGGCGCTTTAACGAGGCTAA GAACCCAGAACTAGCAGAAGTATGTCAAGACAGCCGAACTTTAATCCTGTACCCGGGGCCCAACTCCCAGAATCTGGAGGAGTTAATACAGCGGCCAGAAGAGAGCGCCATAACGCATAACATTATCATCATCGACGGCACCTGGAGCCAGGCCaagaacatttttctcaaaaacagcATGCTACACCTCCCCAGGCAG GTGCAGCTCAACAGAAGTCTATCGAGCCAGTATGTGATCCGTACACAGCCCTCCAACATCTGCCTGTCCACGCTGGAGTGCGCTGCGGTCACCTTATCCATCCTGGAGTGCAATGATATCTTCCAAGAG GTGCTGCTGAAGCCACTGAAGGCCCTTTGTTCCTTCCAGCTGGAGCACGGCGCTCAGGTGCACCACAGCAAGGAGCAcctgttaaagaatggcatgtaTGACAAAACTATGCCGAAGAACAAGCGCAAGATAAAAAGGCTGGAGAAGctggtgacagacaacaattgcCTGCTGAGATGA
- the LOC130905655 gene encoding cytotoxic granule associated RNA binding protein TIA1-like isoform X2, with the protein MDDDQPKTLYVGNLSRDVTEALVLELFGQIGPCKSCKMIVDTAGHDPYCFVEFYEHRHAMATIAAMNGRKILGKEVKVNWATTPTSQKKDTSSHFHVFVGDLSPEITTEDIKAAFGPFGKISDCRVVKDMATGKSKGYGFVSFFNKWDAENAIQQMGGQWLGGRQIRTNWATRKPTPKSTNESVFNKTNTTKQLSFDEVVNQSSPSNCTVYCGGLTAGLTEQIMRQTFSPFGQIMEIRVFPDKGYSFVRFNSHEAAAHAIVSVNGTSVEGFVVKCYWGKETTDLVSPIQQVQMPQSTVSFAAQPYSQWGQWYGNTQQIGQYVPNGWQVPSYSVYGQSWDQQCYNPLPSGAGWTGVGTVTNGGMVEPGQGVNGTMLANQAGFHTH; encoded by the exons ATGGACGATGACCAGCCCAAAACCCT GTACGTGGGTAATCTGTCGCGGGATGTGACAGAAGCCCTCGTCCTGGAGTTGTTCGGACAGATCGGACCCTGCAAGAGCTGCAAAATGATCGTAGAT ACGGCGGGTCACGATCCCTACTGCTTTGTGGAATTCTATGAGCATAGACACGCCATGGCCACCATTGCAGCCATGAATGGTCGGAAAATTCTGGGTAAG GAAGTCAAGGTCAACTGGGCCACCACGCCGACCAGCCAAAAGAAGGACACAAGCA gtcacttccatgTTTTTGTCGGCGATCTAAGTCCTGAGATCACCACGGAAGACATCAAGGCGGCTTTCGGTCCCTTTGGGAAAATATC TGATTGTCGGGTGGTGAAGGACATGGCTACTGGCAAATCCAAAGGCTATGGCTTTGTGTCCTTCTTCAACAAATGG GACGCGGAGAACGCTATCCAGCAGATGGGAGGCCAGTGGCTGGGAGGAAGGCAGATCCGGACCAACTGGGCCACGCGGAAGCCCACGCCTAAATCCACCAATGAAAGTGTGTTTAATAAGA CAAACACCACAAAGCAGCTGTCATTTGATGAGGTGGTGAACCAGTCCAGCCCCAGTAACTGCACCGTATACTGCGGAGGACTCACGGCAGGTCTCACAG AGCAAATTATGAGACAGACCTTCTCGCCATTTGGACAAATCATGGAAATCCGTGTTTTTCCGGACAAAGGCTATTCGTTCGTGAG GTTCAACTCTCACGAGGCGGCCGCCCACGCCATCGTCTCTGTCAACGGCACGTCGGTGGAGGGCTTTGTGGTCAAGTGCTACTGGGGGAAAGAGACCACAGACTTGGTCAGCCCCATACAACAGGTCCAGATGCCGCAGAGCACAGTGAGCTTCGCGGCGCAGCCCTATAGCCAGTGGGGGCAGTGGTACGGCAACACGCAGCAGATCGGCCAGTACGTGCCCAACGGGTGGCAAGTGCCCAGCTACAGCGTCTATGGACAGAGCTGGGATCAGCAGTGCTACAA TCCTCTTCCTTCTGGCGCCGGATGGACCGGCGTGGGCACGGTGACCAACGGCGGCATGGTAGAACCCGGCCAAGGAGTCAACGGAACCATGCTCGCCAACCAGGCCGGCTTCCACACCCACTGA
- the LOC130905655 gene encoding cytotoxic granule associated RNA binding protein TIA1-like isoform X3, with product MDDDQPKTLYVGNLSRDVTEALVLELFGQIGPCKSCKMIVDTAGHDPYCFVEFYEHRHAMATIAAMNGRKILGKEVKVNWATTPTSQKKDTSSHFHVFVGDLSPEITTEDIKAAFGPFGKISDCRVVKDMATGKSKGYGFVSFFNKWDAENAIQQMGGQWLGGRQIRTNWATRKPTPKSTNETNTTKQLSFDEVVNQSSPSNCTVYCGGLTAGLTEQIMRQTFSPFGQIMEIRVFPDKGYSFVRFNSHEAAAHAIVSVNGTSVEGFVVKCYWGKETTDLVSPIQQVQMPQSTVSFAAQPYSQWGQWYGNTQQIGQYVPNGWQVPSYSVYGQSWDQQCYNPLPSGAGWTGVGTVTNGGMVEPGQGVNGTMLANQAGFHTH from the exons ATGGACGATGACCAGCCCAAAACCCT GTACGTGGGTAATCTGTCGCGGGATGTGACAGAAGCCCTCGTCCTGGAGTTGTTCGGACAGATCGGACCCTGCAAGAGCTGCAAAATGATCGTAGAT ACGGCGGGTCACGATCCCTACTGCTTTGTGGAATTCTATGAGCATAGACACGCCATGGCCACCATTGCAGCCATGAATGGTCGGAAAATTCTGGGTAAG GAAGTCAAGGTCAACTGGGCCACCACGCCGACCAGCCAAAAGAAGGACACAAGCA gtcacttccatgTTTTTGTCGGCGATCTAAGTCCTGAGATCACCACGGAAGACATCAAGGCGGCTTTCGGTCCCTTTGGGAAAATATC TGATTGTCGGGTGGTGAAGGACATGGCTACTGGCAAATCCAAAGGCTATGGCTTTGTGTCCTTCTTCAACAAATGG GACGCGGAGAACGCTATCCAGCAGATGGGAGGCCAGTGGCTGGGAGGAAGGCAGATCCGGACCAACTGGGCCACGCGGAAGCCCACGCCTAAATCCACCAATGAAA CAAACACCACAAAGCAGCTGTCATTTGATGAGGTGGTGAACCAGTCCAGCCCCAGTAACTGCACCGTATACTGCGGAGGACTCACGGCAGGTCTCACAG AGCAAATTATGAGACAGACCTTCTCGCCATTTGGACAAATCATGGAAATCCGTGTTTTTCCGGACAAAGGCTATTCGTTCGTGAG GTTCAACTCTCACGAGGCGGCCGCCCACGCCATCGTCTCTGTCAACGGCACGTCGGTGGAGGGCTTTGTGGTCAAGTGCTACTGGGGGAAAGAGACCACAGACTTGGTCAGCCCCATACAACAGGTCCAGATGCCGCAGAGCACAGTGAGCTTCGCGGCGCAGCCCTATAGCCAGTGGGGGCAGTGGTACGGCAACACGCAGCAGATCGGCCAGTACGTGCCCAACGGGTGGCAAGTGCCCAGCTACAGCGTCTATGGACAGAGCTGGGATCAGCAGTGCTACAA TCCTCTTCCTTCTGGCGCCGGATGGACCGGCGTGGGCACGGTGACCAACGGCGGCATGGTAGAACCCGGCCAAGGAGTCAACGGAACCATGCTCGCCAACCAGGCCGGCTTCCACACCCACTGA
- the LOC130905655 gene encoding cytotoxic granule associated RNA binding protein TIA1-like isoform X1, with protein sequence MDDDQPKTLYVGNLSRDVTEALVLELFGQIGPCKSCKMIVDEVKVNWATTPTSQKKDTSSHFHVFVGDLSPEITTEDIKAAFGPFGKISDCRVVKDMATGKSKGYGFVSFFNKWDAENAIQQMGGQWLGGRQIRTNWATRKPTPKSTNESVFNKTNTTKQLSFDEVVNQSSPSNCTVYCGGLTAGLTEQIMRQTFSPFGQIMEIRVFPDKGYSFVRFNSHEAAAHAIVSVNGTSVEGFVVKCYWGKETTDLVSPIQQVQMPQSTVSFAAQPYSQWGQWYGNTQQIGQYVPNGWQVPSYSVYGQSWDQQCYNPLPSGAGWTGVGTVTNGGMVEPGQGVNGTMLANQAGFHTH encoded by the exons ATGGACGATGACCAGCCCAAAACCCT GTACGTGGGTAATCTGTCGCGGGATGTGACAGAAGCCCTCGTCCTGGAGTTGTTCGGACAGATCGGACCCTGCAAGAGCTGCAAAATGATCGTAGAT GAAGTCAAGGTCAACTGGGCCACCACGCCGACCAGCCAAAAGAAGGACACAAGCA gtcacttccatgTTTTTGTCGGCGATCTAAGTCCTGAGATCACCACGGAAGACATCAAGGCGGCTTTCGGTCCCTTTGGGAAAATATC TGATTGTCGGGTGGTGAAGGACATGGCTACTGGCAAATCCAAAGGCTATGGCTTTGTGTCCTTCTTCAACAAATGG GACGCGGAGAACGCTATCCAGCAGATGGGAGGCCAGTGGCTGGGAGGAAGGCAGATCCGGACCAACTGGGCCACGCGGAAGCCCACGCCTAAATCCACCAATGAAAGTGTGTTTAATAAGA CAAACACCACAAAGCAGCTGTCATTTGATGAGGTGGTGAACCAGTCCAGCCCCAGTAACTGCACCGTATACTGCGGAGGACTCACGGCAGGTCTCACAG AGCAAATTATGAGACAGACCTTCTCGCCATTTGGACAAATCATGGAAATCCGTGTTTTTCCGGACAAAGGCTATTCGTTCGTGAG GTTCAACTCTCACGAGGCGGCCGCCCACGCCATCGTCTCTGTCAACGGCACGTCGGTGGAGGGCTTTGTGGTCAAGTGCTACTGGGGGAAAGAGACCACAGACTTGGTCAGCCCCATACAACAGGTCCAGATGCCGCAGAGCACAGTGAGCTTCGCGGCGCAGCCCTATAGCCAGTGGGGGCAGTGGTACGGCAACACGCAGCAGATCGGCCAGTACGTGCCCAACGGGTGGCAAGTGCCCAGCTACAGCGTCTATGGACAGAGCTGGGATCAGCAGTGCTACAA TCCTCTTCCTTCTGGCGCCGGATGGACCGGCGTGGGCACGGTGACCAACGGCGGCATGGTAGAACCCGGCCAAGGAGTCAACGGAACCATGCTCGCCAACCAGGCCGGCTTCCACACCCACTGA
- the si:ch1073-398f15.1 gene encoding cardiomyopathy-associated protein 5 — translation MQCLVMDASFSMVTMQGEDSGIAWETNQSCCSIPKVPEARKPAEELLLPALTTPCPSGSNPAGKIIFVMDEEMMSRRRKTKAEGQKKEKSNDISEGLVGISPLTMKEDGEKVVGDDMQLSIFSLVSEGSEILNMVVPHELATVDEEESMGMADNLSYLEKHSASKADEVFDQDSEPTADSSVGSGEEIKSALLPGLSVTDPPEPPVAKIPGTEAACNVDDFEAFSLSENHTPGSPAVVPPEREVSKHQTLTKEPAQLQDAAIIDHHKSLDVVNPESLTSELLEEFFYSGSDNYVKRHNLDGEDEAKLSQSPSKHNGSTLFGSQEGILTPVFLPEGPPKIIDPVLLEEPRAMAFLYNDLYEDAVGNSKKDDETESAASEKSFHSRHSDREARGYLEKYVLIDETCVVEEQPVLEEKTPLLNQVSADFISTHPQCKMPISSEDEITDFFRKSASSSPCDKPFPISEEGDSSPSSINTITQTEVKDTGIPEDPLSVLETSFEPYWDESDDDALMDSDTQMWLQEPEVVKPCPPPRRKTASALKDNLALTPLTLADRHVEEEQPEEAVESVKTTDQGTGNQAVQIPCDVPSIVTTCNKDITDPKPSDKVDTEVALTLTQPDASESEKVYPEKQDDLPTLPTKSAKTTCTIL, via the coding sequence ATGCAGTGCCTGGTCATGGATGCCTCCTTCTCAATGGTCACCATGCAAGGTGAGGACAGTGGGATTGCCTGGGAGACCAACCAGAGTTGCTGCTCCATACCAAAGGTACCTGAAGCCAGGAAACCCGCCGAGGAACTCCTCCTTCCAGCCTTGACAACACCTTGCCCGTCTGGCTCTAATCCAGCAGGAAAAattatcttcgttatggatgagGAAATGATGTCAAGACGGAGGAAAACTAAAGCAGAAGGGCAAAAGAAAGAGAAAAGTAATGACATCTCAGAAGGGCTAGTGGGCATTTCTCCACTAACTATGAAAGAAGACGGAGAAAAAGTTGTTGGTGATGATATGCAGCTAAGCATTTTTAGTTTGGTGTCTGAAGGCTCAGAAATCCTCAACATGGTTGTTCCTCACGAACTGGCGACTGTGGATGAAGAGGAGAGCATGGGAATGGCAGACAACCTTTCTTATCTGGAGAAGCACTCGGCCTCGAAAGCTGATGAAGTTTTTGACCAGGACAGCGAGCCAACAGCAGATTCCTCGGTGGGATCAGGTGAAGAAATTAAATCTGCACTGCTTCCTGGATTAAGTGTCACAGATCCACCAGAACCTCCTGTAGCAAAGATTCCAGGAACTGAAGCTGCTTGTAATGTGGACGACTTTGAAGCATTCTCCTTGAGTGAAAACCATACACCAGGAAGTCCTGCAGTGGTACCACCTGAGCGTGAGGTCTCTAAACACCAAACTCTCACAAAGGAACCAGCGCAGCTTCAAGACGCAGCGATAATTGATCACCACAAAAGTCTAGATGTGGTTAATCCAGAATCTCTCACTAGCGAGCTTCTCGAGGAATTCTTTTACAGTGGTTCTGACAACTACGTCAAGAGACATAACTTGGATGGAGAGGATGAGGCCAAGCTTTCTCAGAGTCCTTCCAAACACAATGGATCAACCTTGTTCGGAAGCCAAGAGGGCATCTTGACTCCGGTCTTCCTGCCTGAAGGGCCTCCCAAGATTATCGATCCAGTTTTGTTAGAGGAACCGAGAGCCATGGCTTTCCTATACAACGACCTGTACGAGGACGCAGTGGGAAACTCGAAAAAGGACGATGAGACAGAAAGTGCCGCCTCTGAAAAGTCATTCCACAGCAGGCATTCGGATCGGGAGGCCAGGGGCTACCTGGAGAAGTATGTCCTCATAGATGAGACTTGTGTGGTGGAAGAGCAACCAGTTCTTGAGGAAAAGACTCCACTTTTAAATCAGGTTTCTGCAGATTTTATATCCACACACCCCCAATGTAAAATGCCAATCTCATCCGAGGATGAAATTACAGATTTCTTCAGGAAAAGTGCCAGTTCTTCTCCATGTGACAAGCCTTTCCCTATTTCCGAAGAAGGCGACAGCAGTCCGTCAAGTATAAATACCATCACACAAACAGAAGTAAAAGACACTGGAATCCCGGAAGACCCGCTTAGCGTCCTTGAGACTTCCTTTGAACCTTACTGGGATGAGTCTGATGATGACGCTCTGATGGATTCCGATACACAAATGTGGCTACAAGAGCCAGAAGTGGTAAAACCATGTCCTCCTCCCAGGAGAAAAACTGCATCAGCCCTGAAAGATAATCTCGCCTTAACACCTCTGACCCTAGCAGATAGACATGTCGAGGAAGAACAACCAGAGGAAGCGGTGGAGTCAGTCAAGACGACTGACCAGGGAACCGGAAACCAAGCTGTCCAGATCCCGTGTGATGTTCCTTCAATAGTCACTACATGCAACAAAGACATTACTGATCCAAAACCATCCGACAAAGTGGACACTGAAGTGGCTTTAACCCTGACGCAACCTGACGCATCTGAATCAGAAAAGGTTTATCCTGAGAAACAAGACGATTTGCCAACTTTGCCAACCAAGTCAGCAAAAACAACTTGTACAATTCTTTAG